A portion of the Acidisarcina polymorpha genome contains these proteins:
- the rbsK gene encoding ribokinase → MSIVVLGSINLDMVVTTERMPAAGETISGHDFALVPGGKGANQAVAAARLNGEEVVFAGMVGTDSFASIMRESLSASGVKTNHLVSSAGSSGVALITVDAAGQNSIVVVPGANAAVDRKFVEERRTLLEQASVLLLQLEIPVSSVEFAAEIAFAAGVNVVLDPAPVCPMSATLLRNVTWLTPNFTEACQILGRSTIAASQMDIEGMLDGLMALGPRNVLLKLGEHGLAVALGSGERFNIPAYNVTAVDTTAAGDALNGSFATGLAQGMTPYEAASFASAVAAISVTRRGAQTSMPHREEVESFLASKPACSETLGR, encoded by the coding sequence ATGAGCATTGTTGTGTTGGGCAGCATTAATCTTGATATGGTGGTGACCACAGAACGCATGCCTGCCGCCGGGGAAACGATCAGCGGACATGATTTCGCTTTGGTCCCAGGCGGAAAAGGCGCAAACCAGGCAGTGGCCGCAGCAAGATTAAACGGAGAAGAGGTTGTTTTTGCCGGCATGGTTGGCACGGATTCATTCGCTTCCATCATGCGAGAATCTCTCTCCGCGTCAGGTGTAAAAACCAATCATCTCGTTTCCTCCGCCGGCTCGTCGGGGGTCGCCCTCATTACGGTTGACGCCGCCGGCCAGAACAGTATTGTTGTTGTGCCCGGAGCAAACGCAGCGGTAGATCGGAAGTTTGTAGAGGAGCGGCGGACTCTACTGGAACAAGCAAGCGTCCTGCTGTTGCAATTAGAAATTCCAGTCAGTTCGGTTGAGTTCGCTGCCGAGATTGCATTTGCAGCTGGAGTCAATGTTGTTCTCGATCCAGCGCCGGTATGTCCCATGAGCGCCACGCTGTTACGGAACGTGACGTGGCTCACCCCAAACTTCACCGAAGCTTGTCAGATTCTGGGCCGCTCAACAATCGCGGCCTCTCAGATGGACATCGAGGGCATGTTGGACGGCCTCATGGCATTGGGACCAAGGAATGTTCTACTGAAGCTCGGGGAGCATGGACTTGCGGTCGCATTAGGTTCCGGGGAACGCTTCAACATCCCCGCCTATAACGTCACCGCAGTCGATACAACTGCGGCCGGCGACGCCCTCAATGGATCGTTTGCGACTGGGCTTGCACAAGGAATGACTCCCTACGAAGCCGCCAGCTTTGCCAGCGCTGTTGCGGCTATCTCTGTAACACGGCGTGGGGCTCAGACGTCCATGCCCCATCGAGAGGAAGTGGAATCGTTCCTCGCAAGTAAACCTGCTTGTTCCGAGACTTTGGGGAGGTAA
- a CDS encoding molybdopterin-dependent oxidoreductase, with product MRDDEHQHQEIAPSDQPATATESTRVEAQSTESRPIAEQPVVTTAFDSATDRTSLRLGEPAPDKAMAVDSVKDQLALPAEAEDIQLHRTAEEEARAEIETDTTNIAAAAKVLTMSRQHTRRSFLVAGVGTAAAYGLYRYLDTDLSAGRQPPLLRSAYQFNQSLSRNLFRNRELAPTYPVHLAENLRVNGVFGLRMDLELESWRLQLVGMNGASQHPLYVEDVTAWDYRYKTPSEHEDKDHDTKVDPKLSTANKMAPEAMQAQAEEDENHTGRMARGTEEAGESGSTLPPKTAGLLLPIAEVTKLPRHELVTQFKCIEGWSQIVHWAGVRMADFLETYPPAKINGKDPFYVYMETPDGNYYTGYDLDVMRHPQTMLVTEMMEAPLTQLHGAPLRLHMPTKYGYKQIKRIGLIAYTNDKPDDYWTKLGYDWYAGL from the coding sequence ATGAGGGACGACGAACATCAACATCAAGAGATTGCGCCATCGGACCAGCCGGCCACTGCAACTGAATCTACGCGAGTTGAAGCGCAGTCGACCGAATCGCGCCCAATAGCAGAGCAGCCAGTCGTCACCACAGCATTTGACTCAGCCACAGATCGAACGTCCCTACGCTTAGGCGAACCGGCCCCAGACAAAGCCATGGCGGTCGACTCAGTTAAGGACCAATTGGCGTTACCGGCTGAAGCGGAGGATATACAACTCCACAGGACTGCAGAGGAAGAGGCTCGCGCAGAAATTGAAACAGACACAACGAACATTGCCGCGGCCGCGAAAGTGCTCACTATGTCCAGACAGCATACGCGCCGCTCATTTCTGGTCGCAGGAGTGGGTACAGCTGCTGCGTACGGCCTTTATCGTTATCTGGACACAGACCTCAGCGCAGGGAGGCAACCGCCTCTGTTGCGGAGCGCGTACCAGTTCAATCAGTCACTGTCACGCAATCTCTTCCGAAATAGGGAGCTCGCACCGACTTATCCGGTTCACCTTGCGGAGAATCTCCGCGTGAATGGCGTCTTCGGATTGCGAATGGATCTTGAGCTCGAAAGCTGGCGCTTACAGTTGGTTGGAATGAACGGCGCATCGCAGCATCCGCTCTATGTAGAGGATGTTACTGCCTGGGATTATAGGTATAAGACTCCGTCAGAGCATGAAGACAAAGACCACGATACGAAGGTCGACCCGAAACTTTCGACCGCTAACAAGATGGCTCCGGAAGCGATGCAGGCCCAGGCGGAAGAGGACGAGAACCATACCGGCCGCATGGCGCGCGGGACGGAAGAGGCCGGCGAAAGCGGCTCGACACTACCCCCCAAGACCGCAGGACTGCTTCTGCCGATTGCGGAAGTTACCAAGCTGCCACGGCATGAACTGGTGACACAGTTCAAGTGTATCGAGGGCTGGAGCCAGATCGTGCATTGGGCCGGTGTTCGTATGGCGGACTTTCTGGAGACGTATCCGCCGGCGAAGATCAACGGCAAAGATCCGTTCTATGTCTACATGGAGACCCCGGACGGGAACTACTACACGGGCTACGATCTGGACGTGATGCGGCATCCTCAAACGATGCTGGTGACCGAGATGATGGAAGCTCCACTGACGCAGCTTCACGGGGCTCCGTTGCGGCTCCACATGCCCACGAAATACGGATATAAGCAAATCAAGCGCATCGGGCTCATTGCCTACACGAACGACAAGCCGGATGATTACTGGACGAAGTTGGGTTACGACTGGTACGCCGGTTTGTAG
- a CDS encoding nucleoside hydrolase: MRLISCASQALGIILPLLFLLTTGAAAQASKETIHAPAGHGEPVIFDTDIGDDIDDVLALGLVISSRELHLVGVTTAWGDTALRARMVDRLFLECGLNGVPVLKGPEKHHSGEAAFSQSGWAKRGPAHTHDDAVQFLLTQAQLHPNEITLISVGPMSNLGAAIDRDPVTFKQFKRIVLMGGSVRRGYGDFGYTNSHHIDAEYNIAMDPESAAKVFRSGVPLYVMPVDSTQIKLGELQRELLFTHSTPLTDALTLNYQQWSHTTKQQTPTMYDAMAVAFAIDPKLCPVTPLHLIVDAKGFTRETAGPPNAQVCLDSDSDQFFRFYIPRLLGSQNEGQP, encoded by the coding sequence GTGCGCCTTATAAGTTGTGCTTCACAGGCTCTTGGAATAATTCTACCTCTCCTTTTCCTGCTCACGACCGGTGCGGCGGCACAGGCAAGCAAGGAAACGATCCACGCTCCTGCAGGTCATGGAGAGCCTGTAATCTTCGACACAGATATCGGGGACGACATCGATGATGTTCTTGCTTTGGGTCTTGTAATCTCCAGTCGAGAATTACATCTGGTAGGTGTCACCACTGCTTGGGGAGACACGGCCTTGCGTGCCCGGATGGTCGATCGGCTTTTCTTAGAGTGTGGCCTCAATGGCGTCCCAGTGTTGAAAGGGCCGGAGAAGCATCATTCTGGAGAAGCGGCTTTCTCCCAATCAGGTTGGGCGAAACGCGGACCCGCCCACACACACGATGACGCTGTGCAATTCCTTCTCACGCAGGCGCAACTTCACCCGAATGAGATCACGCTGATCAGCGTCGGGCCCATGAGCAATCTCGGTGCTGCAATCGACCGCGACCCTGTGACATTCAAGCAATTCAAGCGAATTGTATTGATGGGAGGTTCTGTGCGGCGCGGCTATGGCGACTTCGGTTATACGAACTCTCACCACATCGATGCGGAGTACAACATAGCCATGGATCCTGAATCGGCGGCGAAGGTTTTCCGTTCGGGGGTTCCCCTGTATGTGATGCCGGTCGACTCAACACAGATCAAACTTGGAGAGTTGCAACGGGAGTTGCTTTTTACGCATTCCACGCCGCTCACCGACGCTTTAACGCTTAACTACCAGCAATGGTCGCATACGACCAAACAGCAGACACCAACCATGTATGACGCTATGGCCGTTGCTTTCGCGATAGATCCAAAGCTCTGCCCTGTGACCCCCCTACATCTGATCGTGGATGCAAAGGGATTCACACGGGAAACTGCCGGACCCCCAAACGCCCAAGTCTGTCTCGATTCAGATTCGGATCAGTTTTTTCGCTTCTACATTCCTCGTCTTCTTGGTTCACAAAACGAGGGTCAACCGTGA
- a CDS encoding cytochrome b/b6 domain-containing protein, which yields MAIRWMHWINFPVLFTMVWSGLLIYWNDSDNSYEHPHRIYRLGLGKVTVFRFFPDWFYAKLNVPYHVTQGLGYHFFFMWIFALNGLAWVVYTWLSGEWHFLLPQRKSLREAIQVTLVDMHLRRGLPPQTKYNGAQRIAYTSVILMGAGMLITGLAIFKPTSAHWLTSLLGGYEMARWLHFWITWALLGFFGVHVAQVIVAGWNNFRSMVSGLEVQGEDSPSIEAERKMWR from the coding sequence TTGGCTATTCGATGGATGCATTGGATCAACTTCCCGGTGTTGTTCACGATGGTCTGGAGTGGGCTGCTCATCTATTGGAATGACTCTGATAATTCATACGAGCACCCGCACCGCATTTACCGTCTCGGTCTAGGAAAGGTCACAGTGTTCCGCTTTTTTCCAGACTGGTTCTATGCCAAATTGAATGTGCCCTACCACGTGACACAGGGGCTCGGGTACCACTTCTTTTTCATGTGGATCTTTGCGCTGAATGGACTGGCTTGGGTGGTGTACACATGGCTCTCGGGCGAGTGGCACTTTCTGCTGCCGCAACGAAAAAGCCTGCGTGAGGCGATTCAGGTGACACTGGTGGACATGCACCTGCGTAGGGGCCTGCCCCCACAGACCAAGTACAACGGTGCTCAAAGGATCGCATACACCTCTGTGATCCTTATGGGCGCTGGGATGCTCATTACCGGTTTGGCGATCTTCAAGCCAACGTCAGCGCATTGGCTGACCAGCTTGCTCGGGGGGTACGAAATGGCGCGTTGGTTGCACTTTTGGATCACATGGGCATTGCTCGGGTTCTTCGGTGTCCATGTAGCCCAGGTCATTGTGGCTGGATGGAATAACTTCCGCTCTATGGTGAGCGGACTCGAAGTGCAGGGAGAGGACTCACCTTCAATCGAGGCGGAAAGGAAGATGTGGCGATGA
- a CDS encoding Crp/Fnr family transcriptional regulator has translation MADSKPPVFDLESFLSDVGLGRRIVRVKPKKTFFAQGDPADCVFYLKSGRAKVSVISKRGKEATVSLASDGDFVGEESLAQIPGLRLATATALTPCVAMKISRTEMVRALHEQHAFSDLFLKFLIARGMRVQADLVDQLFNSSEKRLARILLLMAEYGQPGEPELLIPEITHESLAEIVGTTRPRVTFFMNRFRQLGFIEYNGRIRVHKSLLNVILHD, from the coding sequence ATGGCCGATAGCAAACCGCCGGTCTTCGATTTGGAATCCTTCCTCTCAGACGTGGGGCTTGGGAGACGAATCGTTCGTGTGAAGCCAAAGAAGACTTTCTTCGCGCAAGGTGATCCTGCAGACTGCGTCTTCTATCTCAAGTCCGGTCGAGCGAAAGTATCTGTCATTTCGAAGCGAGGTAAGGAAGCTACGGTTTCGCTAGCGTCGGATGGAGATTTCGTCGGGGAGGAATCTCTGGCGCAGATTCCTGGCTTGCGTCTCGCGACTGCAACCGCGCTAACTCCCTGTGTCGCTATGAAGATCTCACGGACGGAGATGGTTCGAGCGTTGCATGAGCAACACGCCTTCTCGGACCTCTTCTTGAAGTTCCTGATCGCGCGTGGAATGAGGGTACAGGCGGATCTGGTCGATCAACTCTTCAATTCGAGCGAAAAACGTTTAGCACGCATCCTGCTGTTGATGGCGGAGTACGGTCAGCCCGGCGAACCTGAGCTCTTGATCCCCGAGATAACGCATGAGTCTTTGGCTGAAATTGTTGGAACGACGCGACCCAGAGTGACGTTCTTCATGAACCGGTTTCGTCAGCTTGGTTTTATAGAGTACAACGGTCGAATTCGCGTCCACAAATCGCTCCTGAACGTGATCTTGCACGACTGA
- a CDS encoding outer membrane beta-barrel protein, with protein MRILEGVGSTLIVMLALTPLHSQEATLRPNESQAQLLERIERLEERIALLEGKAAPQTPALNLSVPDTLATMPTPPISPSIAGELSRAKDTVAIEPDASAIAPGEITFNFNFEGYYSFNSLHPANHQNTLRVYDSRSNTLSLSEVGVVIERTPEPERGARAGFRLDLLFGQLDDFPFARPMQNKNVLQAYGSYVAPVGKGLQVDFGQFFSPVGLESFYTADQIALSRGYILDLVPIYHVGLRTTYPMTKSLSVQYSLVNGINEGPEGKGLGSHVAAVALHHPTWMTQFNYYYGQPDFSTSSTGSSTGHPINQLGAKAQIANAYGAVTHGAYTLTSEFFFYTAKPSTDARALRATAGSVYLSHQISGRWIGALRFEHFNDAGGMISGSPRTLNGISAVATYVITHGFQTKLEYRHDWASTPVFQSGPLLVPSSNLDTATLGLNWRFGKKPAPW; from the coding sequence ATGAGGATCTTGGAGGGAGTCGGATCGACGCTCATCGTCATGCTCGCGCTCACACCATTGCATTCTCAGGAAGCAACTCTGCGCCCAAATGAAAGCCAGGCACAGTTGCTGGAACGAATAGAGCGGCTGGAGGAGCGGATCGCACTTCTCGAAGGCAAGGCCGCCCCGCAGACGCCTGCCTTGAACCTGAGCGTTCCAGACACCCTTGCAACCATGCCGACACCGCCGATCTCACCTTCAATTGCGGGCGAGCTTTCTAGAGCCAAGGACACAGTAGCGATAGAGCCGGATGCGTCGGCAATCGCGCCCGGCGAGATCACTTTCAATTTCAACTTTGAGGGGTACTACAGCTTTAATTCACTTCATCCCGCCAACCATCAAAACACATTGCGAGTCTACGATTCCCGAAGCAACACGCTCTCCCTGAGCGAGGTAGGCGTTGTTATCGAACGAACACCTGAGCCGGAACGCGGCGCGCGAGCGGGGTTTCGGTTGGATCTGCTCTTCGGACAACTCGACGATTTTCCCTTCGCACGGCCCATGCAGAACAAGAACGTATTGCAAGCCTACGGGTCATACGTTGCGCCGGTAGGCAAGGGACTGCAGGTGGATTTCGGCCAGTTCTTCAGTCCGGTCGGTCTCGAGAGCTTCTACACCGCTGACCAGATTGCACTGTCTCGGGGCTACATCCTTGATCTCGTACCGATCTACCACGTCGGTCTCAGGACGACATATCCGATGACAAAGTCTTTGAGCGTTCAATACTCGTTGGTGAACGGAATCAACGAAGGACCTGAAGGAAAAGGGCTCGGCTCGCATGTAGCTGCGGTCGCCCTACATCACCCGACCTGGATGACGCAATTCAACTACTACTATGGCCAGCCGGACTTCAGCACTTCCTCGACGGGAAGTTCTACTGGACACCCAATAAACCAGCTGGGGGCGAAAGCGCAGATCGCAAACGCCTACGGCGCGGTGACTCATGGAGCATATACATTAACCTCCGAGTTTTTCTTCTACACGGCGAAGCCCTCCACGGACGCCCGTGCCTTGCGGGCGACAGCCGGTTCGGTTTACCTCAGTCATCAAATATCAGGCCGCTGGATAGGAGCGCTGCGATTCGAACACTTTAATGATGCCGGGGGCATGATCAGTGGGTCACCAAGAACTCTGAATGGGATCTCTGCGGTCGCAACGTATGTCATTACCCACGGCTTCCAGACAAAGCTGGAATATCGCCACGATTGGGCAAGCACGCCTGTCTTCCAATCAGGGCCTCTGCTTGTTCCATCCAGCAACCTCGATACGGCGACTCTGGGGCTGAACTGGAGATTCGGAAAGAAACCGGCACCTTGGTAA
- a CDS encoding GRP family sugar transporter encodes MFQPQLYVAAMMLMLLSMLCWGSWANTLKLAKGWSFQAFYWDYVAGILASTLLIGTLLGGGRGFFLRLMQAATPSIALALAGGIVFNIANSLLVAAIEMAGMAVAFPIGIGLALVTGVILNYIQEPSGNPILLVLGIGLVLAAILLSAQAYRLRSTIIESSARGIAISVVAGLLMGLFYPFVARSLRGAHPLDAYTVSTFFALGVLLCALPLNALLMRRPLTDSVPVPWSAYTGAPSRWHLAGLLGGVIWAVGAEANFIASQARIVGPAVSYAIGQGATLISAMWGVFVWREFADAPAASKRLLAPMFLAFLLGLSAVAIAPLYR; translated from the coding sequence ATGTTTCAACCGCAACTCTATGTAGCCGCCATGATGCTGATGCTCCTGAGCATGTTGTGCTGGGGGTCGTGGGCAAATACTCTTAAACTAGCCAAAGGCTGGTCATTCCAGGCCTTCTACTGGGACTACGTGGCAGGCATTCTTGCGAGTACCCTGCTCATCGGCACACTTCTTGGTGGCGGAAGAGGCTTTTTCCTTCGGCTGATGCAAGCTGCAACGCCGTCCATCGCGCTCGCCCTAGCGGGTGGCATCGTTTTTAATATCGCGAACTCCCTTCTTGTAGCGGCAATCGAAATGGCTGGTATGGCTGTCGCCTTTCCAATTGGCATAGGCTTAGCGCTCGTTACTGGAGTGATCCTGAACTACATTCAGGAGCCTTCGGGTAACCCTATTCTGCTGGTCTTGGGGATCGGTCTCGTACTCGCCGCGATTCTTCTCAGCGCGCAAGCCTATCGACTGAGAAGTACCATTATTGAAAGTTCTGCTCGGGGAATCGCGATCAGTGTCGTCGCCGGCCTATTAATGGGACTGTTCTATCCTTTTGTCGCTCGGTCTCTTCGTGGTGCACATCCTCTGGACGCGTATACAGTAAGTACCTTCTTCGCGCTCGGTGTACTTCTTTGCGCGTTGCCCTTGAACGCCCTTCTAATGCGACGCCCCCTGACGGATTCTGTGCCGGTGCCGTGGTCTGCTTATACTGGTGCTCCGTCGAGATGGCACCTCGCCGGTCTGCTCGGCGGCGTGATTTGGGCCGTTGGCGCTGAAGCCAACTTTATTGCGTCGCAAGCCCGCATCGTCGGACCGGCGGTTTCCTATGCAATCGGTCAAGGCGCGACACTGATATCTGCTATGTGGGGAGTATTTGTTTGGAGAGAATTTGCAGATGCCCCTGCCGCCTCCAAGCGATTGCTTGCTCCAATGTTTTTGGCTTTTCTGCTTGGCCTATCCGCGGTGGCGATTGCCCCGCTATACCGATGA
- a CDS encoding arabinofuranosidase catalytic domain-containing protein has translation MRLFIKRTRLIANILAAISLTMTLFMLVPNTSVAQSRSSGPCDVYSGSTPCVAAYSTIRALFSSYNGSLYQVTRKSDNGTSDIGLLSDGFANAGTQDSFCAGTVCTITKIYDQTSNDNHLTPAPPGGAASGPGPSGYDLPAFATALPVMAGGHHVYGLNVQPGIGYRNDGTNGIATNGSPEGVYMVTSALNLNTLCCFDFGNAEVSNNDTGEGHMDALNMICPGTPCNPAAGLDVENGIVGFLGVPSGTQFVTDMGSNNGQTTYQIYQGNAQSGALSTTGLTTLPSQYQPMHQEGAIILGIGGDNSNGASGYFFEGAMTAGVPSSSSMASVQANIVSANYAGPINLLNDGGFEWDSQNVLGNGWFHYGPTGTSGVDVQQGKAHSGLNNGWTYDTSSSWTGIGQNFNVTPSTNYQLTAWFTCSANFGKNAYLGVSDTSGNNKTELNWGDTCSPTSYQQYTVTFNSGSLTTMQVYFGFNNGQSSGSWILFDDVQVIPQ, from the coding sequence ATGCGACTCTTCATCAAACGAACGCGGCTCATCGCCAACATTCTCGCAGCCATTTCGCTTACAATGACGCTGTTCATGTTGGTTCCTAACACAAGCGTGGCTCAGTCGAGATCCAGTGGGCCGTGCGATGTCTATAGCGGCTCCACCCCGTGCGTCGCTGCTTATAGCACAATTCGGGCTCTGTTTTCCTCCTACAATGGTTCACTCTATCAGGTGACCCGGAAATCCGATAATGGGACAAGCGATATCGGACTTCTTTCTGACGGCTTTGCCAACGCGGGGACTCAAGACTCGTTTTGCGCCGGCACCGTGTGCACGATCACGAAGATCTACGATCAGACGAGCAATGACAACCACCTGACACCGGCACCTCCGGGAGGAGCTGCGAGCGGGCCTGGGCCTAGCGGCTACGATCTGCCGGCGTTTGCAACGGCACTCCCTGTGATGGCTGGCGGTCATCACGTGTATGGCTTGAATGTACAGCCAGGCATCGGCTATCGAAACGATGGGACCAACGGCATCGCCACGAACGGCAGTCCTGAGGGCGTCTACATGGTGACGTCTGCGCTCAATCTTAATACCCTGTGCTGTTTCGATTTCGGCAACGCGGAGGTATCAAACAATGACACTGGTGAAGGCCACATGGACGCACTCAATATGATCTGCCCCGGAACGCCATGTAATCCCGCCGCAGGGCTTGACGTGGAGAATGGAATCGTCGGATTTCTGGGGGTACCTTCGGGAACGCAGTTTGTAACGGACATGGGTTCAAATAACGGCCAGACGACCTACCAGATCTATCAAGGCAATGCACAGTCTGGTGCACTCAGTACGACAGGGCTCACTACGCTTCCTTCTCAGTATCAGCCAATGCACCAAGAGGGTGCAATCATTCTGGGTATAGGTGGGGACAACAGTAATGGGGCGTCGGGCTACTTCTTCGAGGGAGCGATGACGGCGGGCGTTCCTTCCAGCAGCTCGATGGCCTCAGTGCAGGCGAACATAGTGTCTGCGAACTATGCAGGTCCGATAAATCTGCTCAATGATGGGGGGTTCGAGTGGGACAGCCAAAACGTTCTTGGCAATGGATGGTTCCACTACGGCCCTACTGGAACGTCAGGCGTCGATGTACAGCAAGGTAAAGCACATTCCGGCCTGAATAATGGTTGGACGTACGACACGTCCTCGAGCTGGACAGGAATCGGCCAGAACTTTAACGTGACGCCAAGCACCAATTACCAGCTCACCGCCTGGTTTACATGCTCCGCGAACTTCGGGAAGAACGCTTATTTAGGTGTGTCAGACACGAGCGGTAATAACAAAACCGAGCTGAATTGGGGCGACACATGCAGTCCGACTTCATATCAACAATACACAGTGACATTCAACTCCGGCTCTTTGACGACGATGCAGGTATACTTCGGCTTCAACAATGGGCAGTCAAGCGGAAGCTGGATTCTCTTCGACGATGTTCAGGTCATTCCCCAGTAG
- a CDS encoding DMT family transporter: protein MKASQGAKKLTLPLCIGITLVLWASSFPAIRAGLSGYAPQHLVLLRLLTASGAFILIAPFARIRVPKPRHLPSLLLLGLIGIGGYNLALSYGETHVPSGTASLLVNCAPVITALLAMFFLKERIRPRAWLGLIVSLGGVAVVVTTLNSRVALDPWALLVVLAAALQAVFFVLQKRLLASYRPLELTCYSMWSGTLASLFFLPGFVNACRTSPLHATLSVVYLGVFPAAFAYLTWAVVLSRLPASKAGSLLYIVPLLAFVIAWFWLGERPQISTLCGGVLALAGVVLVTTARALPVGPAMSKIV from the coding sequence GTGAAAGCTTCACAAGGCGCAAAGAAACTGACCCTCCCGCTCTGTATCGGAATAACCCTCGTTCTGTGGGCATCATCCTTTCCCGCTATCCGCGCAGGTTTGTCAGGATACGCTCCGCAGCATCTTGTCTTATTGCGGCTGCTGACAGCATCAGGCGCTTTCATTCTCATCGCTCCATTCGCCAGGATCAGAGTTCCAAAGCCAAGGCATTTGCCCTCTCTCCTTCTCCTTGGCCTTATTGGAATTGGAGGTTACAACCTTGCTCTCAGCTATGGAGAAACCCATGTTCCCTCCGGAACAGCTAGCCTGCTGGTAAACTGCGCACCGGTGATAACGGCATTGCTCGCAATGTTCTTTCTGAAGGAGCGCATACGGCCAAGGGCGTGGCTCGGACTGATCGTTAGCCTGGGCGGGGTCGCCGTGGTCGTCACTACACTCAATAGTCGCGTAGCTCTCGACCCATGGGCGCTTTTGGTTGTGCTTGCTGCTGCGCTGCAAGCAGTTTTTTTCGTTCTGCAAAAGAGGCTCTTAGCTTCGTATCGGCCTCTGGAGCTAACTTGTTACTCCATGTGGAGTGGAACTCTCGCCAGCTTGTTCTTTCTACCTGGATTCGTGAACGCGTGCAGAACTTCTCCGCTTCACGCTACACTCTCAGTGGTGTATCTTGGCGTCTTTCCGGCGGCGTTCGCATACCTCACTTGGGCCGTTGTGCTGTCCCGTTTACCAGCTTCGAAAGCAGGTAGCCTTCTCTATATCGTGCCCCTACTGGCGTTTGTCATTGCTTGGTTCTGGCTCGGTGAACGTCCGCAGATTTCAACCCTCTGTGGAGGTGTTCTGGCTCTCGCCGGGGTCGTGCTTGTGACCACCGCGCGGGCGCTTCCCGTGGGCCCAGCTATGTCGAAGATCGTATAA
- a CDS encoding glycoside hydrolase family 27 protein, with translation MSGGVPVDYYLDLQEDTQSIRGRVHMTWGWTEIDRSIVNGDTFTLYLRNAIPIHVVCKQLGQELLIVIYDPRTSPFSFKAHPVRQFPELPVPRPLPAIADISAGRVALATPPMGWNSWNHFAERIDDTTVRSIADALVKTGMRDAGYRYLVIDEGWAAARGIDGRLRGNTKFPDMKALADYVHSRGLLFGIYSSPGPLTCGAYTASFGHEDDDARAFALWGVDYLKYDWCSAGELYPQSAMRSVYQKMGSALQRTGRPIAFAICQYGQEEVARWGAAAGGSLWRISADIQDTWDSMRLNSLADEEIPHKEHDSVWNDPDMLEVGNGGMTDAEYRTHMSLWALLGAPLILGNDPRDLDDATRKILLNREVIAIDQDPGQGRGKVLSRKDNIEIWIKPLGDGSIVIGIVNADVRRKRVELAWKDVGLVQAPLHLRDLWAHKYLTTHSSGVAATLDSHQTLLLRVYPS, from the coding sequence ATGAGCGGTGGTGTTCCTGTTGATTACTACCTTGACCTTCAGGAGGACACTCAAAGCATTCGCGGTCGCGTCCATATGACCTGGGGATGGACAGAAATAGACAGATCAATAGTAAATGGAGACACTTTCACCCTCTACTTGCGGAATGCCATCCCAATCCACGTCGTCTGCAAGCAACTGGGCCAAGAACTGTTGATCGTCATTTACGATCCTCGAACTTCCCCTTTTTCTTTCAAAGCGCATCCCGTGCGTCAGTTTCCAGAGCTGCCGGTCCCTCGGCCGCTTCCCGCCATTGCTGACATCTCGGCGGGTCGCGTCGCACTCGCGACACCGCCTATGGGATGGAACAGTTGGAACCACTTCGCAGAGCGCATCGATGACACTACCGTGCGAAGTATTGCAGACGCTCTGGTCAAGACGGGTATGCGGGATGCAGGCTATCGCTACCTCGTTATTGACGAGGGCTGGGCTGCCGCGCGCGGAATCGACGGACGCCTACGCGGAAACACAAAATTTCCCGATATGAAGGCGTTGGCAGATTACGTCCATTCTCGCGGACTTCTCTTCGGTATCTATTCTTCACCGGGGCCGCTTACGTGCGGCGCTTACACCGCAAGTTTCGGCCATGAAGACGATGACGCAAGAGCCTTTGCGCTTTGGGGAGTTGATTACCTGAAGTATGACTGGTGTAGCGCGGGAGAACTCTATCCACAATCGGCCATGAGGTCTGTTTATCAGAAGATGGGATCTGCCTTGCAGCGCACTGGACGCCCAATTGCATTCGCTATTTGTCAATATGGGCAAGAGGAGGTAGCACGATGGGGAGCTGCGGCCGGCGGCAGCCTTTGGCGCATTTCCGCTGATATCCAGGACACTTGGGATTCCATGCGACTCAACAGCCTCGCCGATGAGGAGATACCGCACAAGGAGCATGATAGCGTCTGGAATGATCCAGATATGCTGGAAGTCGGCAACGGCGGTATGACCGACGCCGAATACCGCACTCATATGAGCTTGTGGGCTTTGCTCGGTGCGCCGCTTATTCTGGGGAATGACCCGCGCGATCTGGACGACGCAACAAGGAAGATACTGCTGAACCGTGAGGTGATCGCCATCGATCAGGACCCCGGTCAGGGTCGCGGAAAGGTGCTTTCACGGAAGGACAACATTGAGATCTGGATTAAACCTCTAGGTGATGGATCAATAGTCATAGGGATTGTTAATGCCGATGTGCGCCGAAAGCGGGTGGAACTTGCCTGGAAAGACGTTGGCCTTGTGCAGGCTCCGCTTCACCTACGTGATCTCTGGGCCCATAAATACCTGACTACACACTCTTCTGGTGTGGCGGCGACGCTAGATTCACATCAGACTCTGTTGCTGCGTGTTTACCCCTCTTAG